A genomic region of Arachis hypogaea cultivar Tifrunner chromosome 5, arahy.Tifrunner.gnm2.J5K5, whole genome shotgun sequence contains the following coding sequences:
- the LOC140173266 gene encoding uncharacterized protein, producing MSDTPPNMKKLPHLSEDLIWKIMVKADPKTVGQCRTLSKGWNFRLCTNLFVKANYKENKDRSKSVIVGIGYPPGDYNSIWFVRAYLHSGRQVQFNVPMDANQYGLYSVIGSENGIICIKISLGGLNSRLLVWNPVSDKRRYVTDEASKHSAHAVSLYAFGFLEDEIEYRIVHVYKRAFRQRNMSWSLYTSFEREWTHSGMFKSDVQKLGPKYIVHNGIVYWIGWQGANFFEPASIVTFNLRIQMFHEAKIPPDVPSDYNSLTYFNDGVGYISYRNLAFSRQVLVWQMKRNGDHSIHWERMIRVSGLGIPYTPSLFLGNDIITVMECRDGSGSANDAVRTDFLISRLKYMESRREHLVQRTWQEHVNVKTITMHSDGLYMV from the coding sequence ATGAGTGACACTCCACCCAATATGAAAAAACTTCCACACCTTAGTGAGGATCTTATCTGGAAGATCATGGTGAAGGCAGATCCTAAGACAGTTGGACAGTGCAGAACGCTAAGCAAGGGTTGGAATTTCAGGCTGTGTACTAATTTGTTCGTGAAGGCAAACTATAAGGAAAACAAAGATCGAAGCAAGAGTGTGATCGTAGGCATTGGCTATCCCCCAGGTGATTACAACTCGATTTGGTTCGTTCGAGCGTATCTTCATTCGGGTCGCCAGGTTCAGTTCAATGTCCCAATGGATGCTAACCAATATGGCTTATATTCAGTCATTGGGTCTGAGAACGGAATCATATGCATAAAGATCTCATTGGGTGGCCTTAATTCTCGGCTTCTTGTATGGAATCCAGTATCGGATAAGAGGCGGTACGTAACCGATGAAGCAAGCAAGCATTCCGCTCATGCCGTTTCTCTATATGCGTTTGGTTTTTTGGAGGACGAAATCGAGTACCGTATTGTGCATGTCTACAAGCGTGCATTTAGACAAAGAAATATGTCATGGTCTCTTTACACTTCATTTGAACGAGAATGGACTCATTCCGGTATGTTTAAGAGTGATGTCCAGAAACTTGGGCCCAAATATATAGTGCACAATGGGATAGTCTATTGGATTGGGTGGCAGGGAGCTAATTTCTTTGAGCCAGCATCCATAGTCACGTTCAACCTCCGCATCCAGATGTTCCATGAGGCAAAGATCCCCCCAGACGTGCCATCTGATTACAACTCACTAACTTACTTCAACGATGGTGTCGGGTATATTTCATACCGTAATCTTGCATTCAGCAGGCAAGTCCTGGTCTGGCAAATGAAAAGAAATGGTGATCACAGCATCCATTGGGAGAGGATGATTAGAGTTTCTGGTCTTGGAATCCCATACACTCCTTCATTGTTCTTAGGCAATGACATAATAACAGTCATGGAGTGCAGAGACGGGTCAGGAAGTGCAAATGATGCCGTGCGAACAGACTTCCTGATTTCGAGGCTAAAATATATGGAATCAAGAAGGGAGCATTTGGTTCAACGCACATGGCAGGAACATGTTAACGTGAAGACAATTACAATGCATTCAGATGGGCTATACATGGTTTAG
- the LOC140173267 gene encoding uncharacterized protein, giving the protein MAGTLSSTLLSVDWSQPVDDMQCNKGVQISSSSTIGNFRYFTENNNLQNDEIRESLATKPYVLADITNTDTARHARMERANKLAKKKQRAIEHIPQAANSAIDCVITGNVTATLADCTLYPSIVMQTMKRDEYSNLQNNQKWILLPSNLTTQDNLRSIDNARHARMERANKLAKKRQYMGTSSPQVELVNIQKQRLIVNKENNICSNENQVNCAPRNGPFKGGRASTRDARVASCKEQASKEYLHMGDAMYICEHCFALFWGEDNKNIDEDIVRDLKKMLDEKNVLVKAFRMVRDSMGKESNSTIKLRLLGKRGKDGRRYNLPSTDEVAALIVGDFDIDKTDRDIVVETQSGRLQRINQLNPAYLGLQYPLLFPYGEDGYKEDIPLNKRHHNRGKGRQEVSMREFFAFRIQERLADGSPLLYSRRLFQQFLVDGYSMIESSRLNYIRGDQEKLRCEMYKGVKEAVLNGETTPSSCGKRIILPSSFTGGPRYMIQNYQDAMAICKVVGYPDLFITFTCNPKWPEVEDFLNNRELNPQDRPDIICRVFKAKLDTLIKDVRANKVFGRVAAVVYTIEFQKRGLPHAHILLFLHKDDKFPTAEDIDKIISAEIPDKKIDPEYFDAVEKHMMHGPCGVARKDSPCMENSKCIRHFPKKFVENTTIDDDGYPVYRRREDGKTINKSGVDLDNRYVVPHNRFLLMRYGAHINVEWCNQSRSIKYLFKYVNKGHDRVTASFYKSAADKENMDDYDEVSMYYDCRYISPCEAAWRIFGYNIHYRDPSVVRLGFHLPDEQNLIFKDNEKLDDVIREASVKESMFLGWFQANKIYSEARSLTFAEFPTHFVWKAKERVWLPRKSHAVIGRIFFVPPGSGERYYLRLLLNCVRGPTCYEDIRTIDGVVYSSFKDACYARGLLDDDKEYVEAIVEASYWGSELILTEAEIKDLTLMEIENILNKYNKSLKDFPPMPMPDTNQCNNLLYPNGMNRLICDELRYDRQKLAAEHVTYLGLLTDEQKEVYNKVITAVQTGKGGVFFLYGYGGTGKTFVWKTLASALRSRSHIVLTVASSGIASLCCLEAGQLTHVSQYRLT; this is encoded by the exons ATGGCAGGGACTTTGTCATCAACATTATTATCGGTTGACTGGAGTCAGCCAGTTGATGATATGCAATGCAACAAAGGGGTTCAGATTAGCTCTAGCAGTACCATTGGCAACTTTAGGTATTTCACCGAGAATAACAATCTACAAAACGATGAGATCCGGGAAAGCTTGGCAACAAAACCATATGTTCTAGCAGATATAACTAACACAG ATACTGCAAGACATGCTAGGATGGAACGAGCTAACAAGCTAGCCAAGAAAAAACAACGTGCAATAGAACATATACCTCAAG CGGCAAATTCAGCTATAGATTGTGTCATCACAGGGAATGTAACAGCTACTCTAGCAGATTGCACACTCTATCCAAGTATTGTTATGCAAACCATGAAGAGGGATGAATACAGTAACTTACAAAACAACCAAAAATGGATATTGTTGCCATCAAATCTAACAACACAAGACAATTTAAGAAGTATAG ACAATGCTAGGCATGCTAGGATGGAACGAGCGAACAAGCTAGCAAAGAAAAGACAATATATGGGAACGTCTTCCCCACAAG TTGAGTTGGTTAACATTCAGAAGCAAAGGTTGATTGTGAATAAGGAAAACAACATATGTTCAAATGAAAATCAAGTGAATTGTGCTCCCAGAAATGGCCCATTTAAAG GTGGAAGGGCTTCAACAAGGGATGCTAGAGTTGCCAGTTGTAAGGAGCAGGCAAGCAAGG AGTATTTGCACATGGGAGATGCAATGTATATATGCGAACACTGCTTTGCCCTTTTTTG GGGTGAAGATAACAAAAACATAGATGAAGACATTGTAAGAGATCTTAAGAAGATGCTGGATGAAAAGAATGTGTTGGTGAAGGCATTCCGCATGGTTAGGGATTCAATGGGCAAAGAATCAAATTCAACAATTAAACTTAGACTATTGGGAAAAAGGGGAAAGGATGGTAGAAGATATAACTTACCATCAACAGATGAGGTTGCTGCATTGATTGTCGGTGATTTTGACATTGACAAGACAGACAGAGACATTGTTGTGGAGACACAGAGCGGAAGATTACAAAGGATTAATCAACTCAATCCAGCATATCTGGGATTACAATATCCCCTGCTATTTCCTTATGGCGAGGATGGATACAAGGAAGATATACCGCTAAACAAAAGACACCATAACCGTGGTAAAGGACGACAGGAGGTGTCGATGAGAGAATTTTTTGCTTTTCGTATACAAGAAAGACTAGCCGACGGATCTCCACTGTTATACTCAAGAAGACTCTTTCAACAGTTTTTGGTTGATGGGTACTCCATGATTGAGTCATCAAGGCTAAACTACATACGCGGTGACCAAGAGAAATTAAGGTGTGAGATGTACAAGGGAGTAAAGGAAGCAGTACTGAATGGAGAAACAACGCCGTCATCATGTGGCAAGCGTATAATATTGCCTTCGTCATTCACAGGTGGACCAAGATACATGATACAAAACTATCAGGATGCAATGGCAATATGTAAGGTTGTTGGTTATCCAGACCTCTTCATAACCTTCACGTGCAATCCGAAGTGGCCTGAGGTTGAAGACTTTTTGAACAATAGAGAGCTGAATCCACAAGATCGACCCGACATTATTTGTAGGGTTTTCAAGGCAAAATTAGATACACTAATTAAAGATGTACGAGCAAACAAAGTTTTTGGTAGAGTTGCTGCAG TGGTATACACAATCGAATTCCAGAAACGTGGGTTACCACATGCACACATTCTACTATTCTTACACAAGGATGACAAATTTCCCACTGCCGAAGATATTGATAAGATTATATCAGCTGAGATACCCGATAAAAAGATAGACCCGGAATACTTTGATGCAGTCGAAAAGCACATGATGCACGGTCCATGTGGAGTGGCAAGGAAAGATTCACCATGTATGGAAAATTCTAAATGCATTCGACACTTCCCTAAGAAGTTTGTTGAGAATACTACTATCGACGATGATGGGTACCCGGTATACCGACGAAGAGAAGATGGAAAGACTATCAACAAATCAGGAGTCGATCTTGACAATCGTTATGTTGTACCACACAATAGGTTTCTACTCATGAGATATGGTGCCCATATTAATGTTGAGTGGTGTAACCAGTCAAGATCTATTAAGTATTTGTTCAAATATGTGAACAAAGGTCATGACCGTGTAACGGCTTCATTTTATAAAAGTGCTGCAGACAAAGAGAACATGGATGACTATGATGAAGTCAGTATGTACTATGATTGCAGGTATATTTCTCCGTGTGAAGCTGCTTGGAGGATCTTTGGTTACAACATACACTACAGGGATCCCTCGGTTGTTCGTCTAGGATTTCACTTACCCGATGAACAAAACTTGATCTTTAAAGATAATGAAAAGCTCGATGATGTGATCCGAGAAGCATCTGTTAAGGAGTCTATGTTTCTCGGTTGGTTTCAAGCCAACAAGATCTACTCAGAAGCAAGGTCGCTCACTTTTGCAGAATTTCCTACACATTTTGTGTGGAAGGCAAAGGAAAGGGTGTGGTTGCCTCGGAAGAGCCATGCTGTAATTGGAAGAATCTTCTTTGTGCCTCCTGGATCTGGTGAGAGATATTACCTAAGGCTACTACTCAATTGCGTTAGGGGACCAACTTGCTATGAAGACATTCGAACTATAGACGGTGTTGTATACTCATCATTCAAAGATGCATGTTATGCACGTGGTCTTTTAGATGATGATAAGGAATATGTTGAAGCAATAGTGGAAGCAAGTTATTGGGGCTCAG AGTTAATCCTCACAGAGGCCGAGATCAAAGATTTGACCCTAATGGAGATTGAGAATATACTTAACAAATACAACAAAAGTCTGAAAGATTTTCCACCAATGCCAATGCCAGATACAAACCAATGTAACAATTTATTGTATCCCAATGGCATGAATAGGTTAATTTGCGATGAACTCAGATATGATCGGCAAAAACTAGCTGCAGAGCATGTAACCTACTTAGGACTATTAACTGATGAACAAAAAGAAGTATATAACAAAGTCATCACTGCAGTTCAAACCGGCAAAGGTGGAGTATTTTTCCTTTATGGGTACGGTGGGACAGGAAAAACATTTGTTTGGAAGACACTAGCTTCTGCATTGAGGTCTAGATCACATATTGTTCTAACAGTTGCATCTAGCGGGATAGCATCACTTTGTTGCCTGGAGGCAGGACAGCTCACTCACGTTTCGCAATACCGCTTAACATAG